From the genome of Sulfolobales archaeon:
TCCTCCCTAATAACATTGATCGAGCTGCTCCTCATTAAAAGTGCATATCTGGGAATAAATATTGCTGAGAGTGTTATAAGGGGTAGAGTTAAATGTTTCAATACATCTATTATATACTCGTAAGGAGTATTATAAACAACACCTGGGGACATGGCCCCTCCTAATGGGAAAACTTTTAAATAATAAGAGAATATCAGTAAAAGGATCATTCCTACCCAAAATACCGGGAAACTTCTCAAAAATAGTAGCCCTAAGACGCTTAGATACTCAGAGACACCTCTTCTACGGATCATTAAGATACCAAGCATTATGCCTATAGGTATGCTTATTAATAGAGCCCCTCCCAATAATATAACACTCCAAATAATCCTCTGAGAAATAACACTCATTACGGGCTCTTGATATGTAAATGAATATCCCAAATCAAATTTCAGAAAGAAGTTTAGGAGAAACTGGAAATATTGATCTGGGAATATAGGTTTATCTAGACCAAATTTCTTTATCAACTCCACCCTTACCTCAGGAGGAACCCTGGGATCCTCAACTAGATAATCAATAGGTGTTCCAGGAGCAAGTCTTGGAAGTAAAAATATTATGGTTAAAATAATGAAAAAGACAAAAAATCTATAGATAATCTTTCTGGCAAAAACTGTTGGTAACGATGACATGAAATCCCTACCTCTTTATCTTTTTCTAACTCTGAAGTAGTAAAGGTAAAGTAGTACTGCAACGGTAATAACCACAGCAATAGATGCGATAATAAGATGTAAATAGTCTATTCTCTGAGTAACTAAGGGTGTTGTATAAGGCTGTGTCGTAGTGTAAGATGTAGCAGCTGTGGTTGTTGGAGAAGGAGTTAAGGTAGGTGTTGTAACAATTGTAGCTGGTCTAAGTGACATAAATGACCAGAAATTCGCAGGTTCAAAGAGTTTTGACAACTGCCATCCAACGAATCTATCTGTTCTATATAGGTATGCCTCT
Proteins encoded in this window:
- a CDS encoding ABC transporter permease, whose protein sequence is MSSLPTVFARKIIYRFFVFFIILTIIFLLPRLAPGTPIDYLVEDPRVPPEVRVELIKKFGLDKPIFPDQYFQFLLNFFLKFDLGYSFTYQEPVMSVISQRIIWSVILLGGALLISIPIGIMLGILMIRRRGVSEYLSVLGLLFLRSFPVFWVGMILLLIFSYYLKVFPLGGAMSPGVVYNTPYEYIIDVLKHLTLPLITLSAIFIPRYALLMRSSSINVIREDFVFVAVAKGLPRREILYSYIARNSMLPVITTASIDIGFIAGGAVVTETVYSYPGMGTLIYTAVINRDYPLLLGSFAIVTAVTLIAVTIAEFLYTFIDPRVKSHEI